One genomic region from Microcystis panniformis FACHB-1757 encodes:
- a CDS encoding metallophosphoesterase family protein has product MKIAVLSCIHGNMPALNAVLQDLDQQGCQEIYCLGDLVGYGPHPNQVVEKIRQLGITTVQGCWDEDIVEGLNACECSYPSLLAEKRGRLAHEWTNQMITPENRNYLSKLPEIFKLDHLCFVHGSPQSNHEYLLAEMDAFTALERVLSVDTEVLFCGHTHIPYIRTLDEGSLQIKVYQPDGEQSRQFTTPVKRIINVGSVGEPRHGRPNATYVIYDRETAAVQLREVAYNYQETCQAILASGLPPIFAWRLAKGLEYAEKADDPTHVCER; this is encoded by the coding sequence ATGAAAATAGCCGTTTTATCCTGTATTCATGGCAATATGCCCGCTTTAAATGCTGTTTTGCAAGATTTAGACCAACAGGGTTGTCAAGAAATCTACTGTTTAGGGGATTTAGTCGGGTATGGACCCCATCCTAACCAAGTGGTGGAAAAAATCCGTCAACTGGGGATTACTACAGTACAAGGGTGTTGGGATGAGGATATCGTTGAGGGATTAAATGCCTGTGAATGCAGTTATCCGTCGCTTTTAGCAGAAAAACGCGGTAGATTAGCTCATGAGTGGACAAACCAAATGATCACCCCAGAAAACCGTAATTATTTGTCAAAACTGCCCGAAATTTTTAAGCTAGATCACCTCTGTTTTGTTCATGGTAGTCCCCAAAGTAACCATGAGTACCTTTTAGCCGAAATGGACGCTTTTACAGCTTTAGAACGGGTTTTATCGGTAGATACAGAGGTTTTATTCTGTGGACATACCCACATCCCCTACATTCGCACTCTCGACGAGGGAAGCTTGCAAATAAAAGTGTATCAACCCGATGGGGAACAGTCGCGGCAATTTACCACACCGGTTAAACGTATCATCAACGTGGGATCGGTGGGAGAACCGCGTCACGGTCGTCCAAATGCCACCTATGTGATTTACGATCGAGAAACGGCAGCGGTACAACTGCGAGAAGTGGCCTATAACTATCAAGAAACCTGTCAGGCTATTTTAGCATCGGGTTTACCTCCTATTTTCGCTTGGCGATTGGCTAAGGGTCTAGAATATGCGGAAAAAGCCGATGATCCGACTCATGTTTGCGAACGTTAA
- a CDS encoding alpha/beta fold hydrolase has protein sequence MVVTSDAANLQKFSWQWQNQTFEIVYDIQGQGTPVLLLPAFSTVSSRREMAGIGKILATKFQIYSLDWLGFGDSERPILNYEPAIFKQLLIDFVQSTFKQPVTIIAAGHAAGYALNLAKNYPNLLDKLVLVAPTWLGPLCAMGLSPEMRNFLREMVRFPLLGEGLYFLNTTPAFLRFMSSRHVYVDGEKLTPELIAQKHKITQHPHARFAPAAFVTGKLDPVTNRQQFIDYFADLKLPVLVIIAENAPPKSKAEMEALGTLPQVQTLKLRGTLGIHEEYPIPVSEAILPFLG, from the coding sequence ATGGTGGTCACTTCAGACGCAGCTAATCTCCAGAAATTTTCTTGGCAGTGGCAAAATCAAACTTTTGAGATTGTTTACGATATTCAAGGACAAGGTACACCCGTTTTATTATTACCTGCTTTTAGTACCGTTTCCAGTCGCAGAGAAATGGCAGGGATAGGGAAAATATTAGCGACAAAGTTTCAAATATATAGCTTGGATTGGTTGGGTTTTGGTGATTCTGAACGACCAATTCTCAACTACGAACCCGCTATTTTTAAACAATTATTAATTGATTTTGTTCAGTCCACTTTTAAGCAACCAGTCACCATTATTGCGGCAGGTCACGCGGCGGGATATGCCCTCAATTTAGCCAAAAATTACCCCAATTTACTAGATAAATTAGTCTTAGTTGCTCCCACTTGGTTGGGTCCATTGTGTGCCATGGGATTGTCCCCAGAAATGCGTAATTTCTTGCGGGAAATGGTGCGTTTTCCTTTGTTAGGAGAAGGGTTATATTTTCTCAACACCACTCCTGCTTTCCTGCGTTTTATGTCTAGTCGTCATGTTTATGTAGATGGGGAAAAATTAACACCCGAATTAATTGCCCAGAAACATAAAATTACTCAACATCCTCACGCTAGATTTGCCCCAGCTGCGTTTGTGACGGGTAAACTGGATCCAGTGACTAATCGTCAGCAATTTATCGATTATTTTGCTGATTTAAAGCTGCCAGTGTTAGTAATTATCGCCGAAAATGCACCCCCAAAATCGAAAGCAGAAATGGAAGCTTTAGGGACTTTACCCCAAGTACAAACGCTAAAACTACGAGGAACTCTAGGAATTCATGAAGAATATCCCATCCCTGTAAGTGAGGCAATATTGCCTTTTTTAGGCTAA
- a CDS encoding metallophosphoesterase family protein — protein sequence MWAILSGIQGNLPAYQAVLEDLQQRSVTVENLYILGDFIGVNPDSEMLVEQIRYPTKNNLYPQVCRGWWEEQCLILHSLGATGEPTELIAKYGIDSTKQLWDAVSLETVQWLRNLDFGFVELDCLLIHGSTVSVSEELTPDTPPWQILDRLQRMGVNNLFCGRAGKVFDYSLQSANLTSTVTTLDKRQTRETLTIQDKRLIGVGSVGKELNKAVYTLYNPSNNCVEFRTVSY from the coding sequence ATGTGGGCGATTTTAAGCGGTATTCAAGGTAATTTACCAGCCTATCAAGCGGTCTTGGAAGATCTTCAGCAACGGTCAGTTACTGTAGAAAATTTATATATTTTAGGAGATTTTATCGGTGTTAATCCCGATAGTGAAATGCTGGTGGAACAAATACGTTATCCCACTAAAAATAACTTATATCCGCAGGTTTGTCGGGGATGGTGGGAAGAACAATGTTTAATTTTACACAGTTTGGGAGCAACAGGAGAACCGACAGAATTAATCGCTAAATATGGAATTGATAGCACTAAACAACTCTGGGACGCAGTTTCTTTAGAAACGGTGCAATGGTTACGAAATCTCGATTTTGGTTTTGTCGAGTTGGATTGTTTATTAATTCATGGCAGCACTGTCAGTGTTAGTGAAGAATTAACCCCCGATACTCCCCCATGGCAAATTTTAGATCGACTGCAACGGATGGGAGTTAATAATCTATTTTGTGGTCGCGCAGGAAAAGTTTTTGATTATTCTTTACAGTCCGCTAATTTAACTAGCACTGTTACTACTTTAGATAAACGGCAAACAAGGGAAACTTTGACGATTCAAGATAAGCGTTTAATTGGGGTTGGTAGCGTTGGTAAAGAATTAAATAAAGCAGTTTACACTCTCTATAATCCTAGTAATAATTGCGTGGAGTTTAGAACCGTATCTTATTAA